One window of the Zea mays cultivar B73 chromosome 3, Zm-B73-REFERENCE-NAM-5.0, whole genome shotgun sequence genome contains the following:
- the LOC100285806 gene encoding glutathione S-transferase GSTU6 produces MAAAGGGVGDSELRLLGKSSSPWVFRVRVALGLRGLSYEYIEEDLGNKSELLLRSNPVHKKVPVLIHGGRPVCESLVILQYVDEIWRGTGPPLLPSDPYDRATARFWAAYVDDKFFPAFSALFRSRTDEQRAEALQNALLVAETLERAFTECSRGKAFFGGDAVGLVDVTLGSHPIWIRAVDQTAGTNLLDGARFPDLAAWAERFMALGAVNEVVPDAGKLLEQYRASRAKWTAAADSS; encoded by the exons ATGGCAGCGGCTGGAGGCGGGGTAGGAGATAGCGAGCTGCGGCTGCTGGGCAAGTCGTCGAGCCCTTGGGTGTTCCGGGTGAGAGTGGCGCTGGGACTCAGGGGGCTGAGCTACGAGTACATAGAGGAGGACCTCGGCAACAAGAGCGAGCTCCTGCTCCGGTCCAACCCGGTGCACAAGAAGGTGCCGGTCCTCATCCACGGCGGCCGCCCGGTGTGCGAGTCCCTCGTGATCCTCCAGTACGTCGACGAGATCTGGCGGGGCACCGGCCCTCCGCTCCTTCCGTCCGACCCCTACGACCGCGCCACGGCACGGTTCTGGGCGGCCTACGTCGACGACAAG TTCTTCCCGGCGTTCAGCGCGCTGTTCAGGTCGAGGACGGACGAGCAGAGAGCGGAGGCGCTCCAGAACGCCCTCCTCGTGGCGGAGACGTTGGAGCGGGCGTTCACGGAGTGCTCCAGGGGGAAGGCGTTCTTCGGCGGCGACGCCGTCGGGCTCGTGGACGTCACGCTCGGGAGCCACCCGATTTGGATCAGAGCGGTGGACCAGACGGCGGGCACCAACCTTCTGGACGGGGCCAGGTTCCCTGACCTGGCGGCGTGGGCGGAGCGGTTCATGGCCCTCGGCGCCGTCAACGAGGTGGTGCCGGACGCCGGGAAGCTTTTGGAGCAGTACAGGGCGTCTCGGGCCAAATGGACTGCCGCTGCTGATTCTAGCTGA